The Streptomyces sp. NBC_01463 DNA window CCAGGTGAGGATGCGGGGGAGGGCGTGCAGCGCGTCGAAGTGCGCGGCCGCCGGTTCCACCACGACGGTGGCACCCGGGATGCGGCTCGCCAGCCAGCGGGTGTGCCCGACCGGTGAGAACACGTCCTTCTCGCCGTGCCACAGCAGCACCGGACCGGTGATGTCGGCCGGGTCGAACCCCCACGGGTGGCTGAACGCGAGTGCGTCGTCGATCCAGCCGTACGCGGAAGTGCGCAGCCCCTCACGGTAGTTGCGCAGCAGCATGGTGCGGACGCCGGCGTCGTTGACCACCATCCGGTCGGAGTCGGTCAGCTCCCGGCGCAGATCGTCGATCAGCCGGACCGGGTTCTTCCTGATCACCGCGGACCGTGAGATGAACGATTCCGCGAGCCCGTCCGGGTCGGCGGTCGCCGTGGTGTACGCCAGCACGTTGGAGGCGGCCATCCCGTCGAACCAGTCGAGCCCTTCGGCGTCCCGGGGCGCCAGCCCGACCAGGGCGGCGGTACGGGTGACCCGCTCGGGCATCAGCGCCGCACAGGCCAGGGCGTGGCAGGCGCCACCGGACCGCCCCACCACGGCGAACCGGTCGAGTCCGATGTGGTCCGCGATCGCCCGTACGTCCTGGACGGCATCGGCGACACAGCGGC harbors:
- a CDS encoding alpha/beta hydrolase codes for the protein MRSRVRAADGRQLVVERLGDPRGRPVFLLHGMPGSRLGPAPRGMVLYQRKTQLITYDRPGYGDSDRLPGRCVADAVQDVRAIADHIGLDRFAVVGRSGGACHALACAALMPERVTRTAALVGLAPRDAEGLDWFDGMAASNVLAYTTATADPDGLAESFISRSAVIRKNPVRLIDDLRRELTDSDRMVVNDAGVRTMLLRNYREGLRTSAYGWIDDALAFSHPWGFDPADITGPVLLWHGEKDVFSPVGHTRWLASRIPGATVVVEPAAAHFDALHALPRILTWLLDTSGG